One window from the genome of Streptomyces sp. Alt3 encodes:
- a CDS encoding helix-turn-helix domain-containing protein: MTTEHTRLVAALRELRAGAGLSLAALAERTLYSKSSWERYLNGKSLPPRQAVQELCRLANEPDGRLLALWEIAESHWSGRTAAPASSAPPTDESARPNPQESPPPAGTGRWRLGGSRLLVVLASAYTVIVGGVAVLLFLLLPGSEAQEAEPRPASVPFSFAPQCHGAACEGRDPMRLICGIDPDTLTSYRTATGAHIELRHSRKCGASWARVWGTEIGDRVEVTADGPTHGVRIRNKDDAATFVYTKMTEVRPDSTVRACFRPAQADGRKECVEARVGEAATPARTPSPQ; encoded by the coding sequence GTGACCACGGAACACACCCGGCTGGTCGCGGCGCTGCGGGAGCTGCGGGCCGGTGCGGGGCTGAGCCTGGCGGCCCTGGCGGAGCGAACGCTATACAGCAAGTCCTCGTGGGAGCGTTACCTCAACGGCAAGAGCCTGCCTCCTCGCCAGGCCGTACAGGAGCTGTGCCGGCTCGCGAACGAACCGGACGGGCGGCTGCTGGCCCTGTGGGAGATCGCCGAGTCGCACTGGAGCGGGCGCACGGCGGCCCCCGCATCATCCGCCCCTCCCACGGACGAGTCGGCGCGGCCGAATCCTCAGGAGTCGCCACCGCCCGCCGGGACCGGGCGGTGGCGACTTGGCGGGAGCAGGCTCCTCGTGGTGCTCGCGTCGGCGTACACCGTGATCGTCGGTGGTGTCGCCGTCCTGCTGTTCCTACTGTTGCCGGGCTCGGAGGCTCAGGAGGCCGAGCCCCGACCGGCCTCCGTACCGTTCTCCTTCGCTCCCCAATGCCACGGCGCCGCCTGCGAGGGCCGGGACCCGATGCGCCTGATCTGCGGCATCGACCCCGACACCCTCACCTCGTACCGCACGGCCACCGGTGCCCACATCGAGCTGCGCCACAGCAGGAAGTGCGGTGCGAGCTGGGCACGGGTCTGGGGGACCGAGATCGGCGACCGGGTGGAGGTCACGGCAGACGGCCCGACTCATGGCGTGCGCATCAGGAACAAGGACGACGCGGCGACCTTCGTCTATACCAAGATGACCGAGGTCCGTCCCGATAGCACCGTCCGGGCTTGCTTCCGGCCGGCGCAGGCCGACGGCCGGAAGGAGTGCGTCGAGGCTCGCGTGGGCGAGGCCGCCACCCCGGCCCGGACGCCCTCACCTCAGTAG
- a CDS encoding peptidoglycan-binding protein: MSRWKELPAELHPHVLRLIVRLRRLKDHSELSTRQLAMKTGYSAKSWQRYLNGRSLPPREAVEAMARLDGGDPARLLVMHEIAAQRWAEGKAVTTADTPEDFSATPEPTLTKQQLYGRHLRAAVTAGAVVTALSVSAALLLAMRLTEARTQLAHDRSNVVATAPATVSESLVPVIYTCRLEQRDGRWHANLSRVTDVLLSNTQVGLEVAEAQCLLRRAGTAPGEIDGVFGPKTRRAVELMQKQNGLIVNGVIDPPTWQALREATPK, from the coding sequence GTGTCGCGCTGGAAGGAACTGCCCGCAGAACTGCATCCACACGTCCTTCGGCTGATCGTGCGGCTGCGCAGGCTGAAAGACCACAGCGAACTGAGCACGCGGCAACTGGCCATGAAGACCGGGTACAGCGCGAAGTCGTGGCAGCGATATCTGAACGGCAGGTCTCTGCCGCCCCGGGAGGCCGTCGAGGCGATGGCCCGCTTGGACGGTGGCGATCCGGCCCGGCTGCTGGTCATGCACGAGATCGCCGCCCAGCGCTGGGCCGAGGGAAAGGCGGTCACCACCGCCGACACCCCCGAGGACTTCTCCGCGACTCCGGAGCCCACCCTCACGAAGCAGCAGCTGTACGGGCGCCACCTGCGCGCCGCGGTCACGGCGGGAGCCGTGGTCACCGCGCTGTCCGTCTCTGCGGCACTCCTGCTGGCCATGCGGCTCACCGAGGCCCGTACCCAGCTCGCGCACGACCGCAGCAATGTTGTCGCGACCGCCCCGGCCACCGTGTCGGAGTCCCTGGTGCCGGTGATCTACACCTGTCGGCTGGAGCAGCGTGACGGCCGCTGGCACGCGAACCTGAGCCGGGTCACAGACGTCCTCCTCTCCAACACCCAGGTGGGGCTCGAAGTGGCTGAGGCGCAGTGCCTGCTGCGCCGGGCGGGCACCGCGCCGGGGGAGATCGACGGCGTCTTCGGGCCGAAGACGCGGAGAGCGGTCGAGCTCATGCAGAAGCAGAACGGGCTGATCGTGAACGGAGTCATCGACCCGCCCACCTGGCAGGCCCTACGGGAGGCGACGCCCAAGTGA
- a CDS encoding serine/threonine protein kinase has product MERGALIADRYELEEPLGRGGMGEVWSGRDRVLHRGVAVKLLRRDEHAPAELIQRFEREAVAAAQINHPNIVALYDRGVSGDLWYLVMERVEGASLAHDMHEHGPLPLGRALEITSQVCAALVAAHAAGVVHYDIKPSNVMLTAGGSVKVVDFGIAGFTHAHTFTVAPTTLLSPVGTAQYGAPEQFLDQRGDERSDLYALGSLLFTLLTGEPPFGDGGALSLIRRKLDGEAQRVTALRPDVPAAVANLLTELLRRDPEARPRSASDVHECLAGLHRKAAVPAGERDGAEPKTSAVPEPTATRPLTAAPDKSDPGPDVTPRGSTDAGTTARRRPTGRTLPVLVATGLLAITLTTYYADAWGDDPSSPNPTPTFTPARYQRMPDLCSYLQRNDMRGREELPAEELLDDGNNNSKQANCGWASPDSQKFNTYQMIVSAQLYSSKEAATKALGRITLGRRSGDSPGTTKVLEEVGDHAVRSIMDESRRADGKFNSSWVYFRQENLMVTVWYSEDVRLHESGSPERVADLARGQATSLDRFVTEEPENREKPVWG; this is encoded by the coding sequence GTGGAACGGGGCGCTCTGATCGCGGACCGGTACGAGCTGGAGGAGCCGCTCGGTCGCGGGGGCATGGGTGAGGTCTGGTCCGGTCGCGACCGCGTTCTGCACCGCGGCGTCGCCGTCAAGCTCCTGCGCCGCGACGAACACGCTCCCGCCGAGCTGATCCAGCGGTTCGAGCGCGAGGCGGTGGCGGCGGCCCAGATCAACCATCCGAATATCGTCGCCTTGTACGACCGCGGTGTCTCCGGCGACCTGTGGTACCTCGTCATGGAGCGGGTCGAGGGCGCCAGCCTGGCCCACGACATGCACGAGCACGGTCCGCTGCCCCTGGGCCGGGCCCTGGAGATCACGTCGCAGGTCTGCGCGGCACTCGTCGCGGCGCATGCCGCGGGAGTCGTCCACTACGACATCAAGCCGTCGAACGTCATGCTCACGGCCGGGGGCTCGGTCAAGGTCGTGGACTTTGGCATCGCCGGTTTCACCCATGCCCACACGTTCACCGTGGCGCCCACGACGCTCCTGTCCCCCGTTGGCACCGCCCAGTACGGGGCGCCGGAGCAGTTCCTGGACCAGCGCGGTGACGAGCGTTCGGATCTGTACGCCCTTGGCAGCCTCCTGTTCACCCTACTCACCGGCGAGCCTCCCTTCGGCGACGGCGGCGCCCTCTCGTTGATTCGCCGCAAACTCGACGGGGAGGCTCAGCGGGTAACCGCCCTGCGTCCCGACGTCCCCGCAGCGGTCGCGAATCTCCTCACCGAGCTTCTGCGGCGCGACCCAGAGGCGCGCCCTCGCTCCGCGTCGGACGTGCACGAATGCCTGGCTGGCCTGCACCGGAAAGCGGCCGTCCCGGCAGGCGAACGCGACGGTGCGGAGCCAAAGACATCAGCCGTCCCCGAGCCAACGGCGACCCGGCCGCTCACCGCCGCCCCCGACAAGAGCGACCCCGGCCCGGACGTCACACCCAGAGGGTCGACCGACGCCGGGACGACGGCACGGCGTCGGCCCACGGGACGTACGCTTCCGGTACTGGTGGCCACCGGCCTCCTGGCGATTACCCTCACCACCTACTACGCGGACGCCTGGGGAGACGACCCGTCGAGCCCCAACCCCACCCCCACCTTCACCCCAGCGCGATACCAGCGGATGCCGGACCTGTGCAGCTACCTGCAACGCAACGACATGCGAGGGCGGGAGGAACTGCCGGCCGAGGAGCTGCTCGATGACGGCAACAACAACAGCAAGCAGGCGAACTGCGGTTGGGCCAGCCCAGACAGCCAGAAGTTCAACACCTACCAGATGATCGTCAGCGCGCAGCTGTACTCCTCGAAGGAGGCCGCGACCAAGGCGCTGGGAAGGATCACGCTGGGACGTCGTTCGGGGGACTCACCCGGCACGACCAAGGTCCTCGAAGAGGTGGGTGACCACGCGGTCCGGTCGATCATGGACGAGAGCCGCCGGGCGGACGGCAAGTTCAACAGCTCGTGGGTGTATTTCCGGCAGGAGAACCTGATGGTGACCGTCTGGTACTCGGAGGACGTCAGGTTGCACGAGTCGGGCAGCCCGGAACGCGTCGCCGACCTCGCACGTGGGCAGGCCACGTCCCTGGATCGGTTCGTCACCGAGGAGCCCGAGAACCGGGAGAAGCCGGTCTGGGGCTGA
- a CDS encoding RNA polymerase sigma factor codes for MSGEPGVEDLLRELAPQVLGALVRRYGAFDTCEDAVQEALLAAALQWPAEGLPDNPRGWLVTVASRRLVDQVRSEQARRRREDRIALATPQAELLSRAADAEATADRDDSLALLFLCCHPALSEPSRIALTLRAVGGLTTAQIAAAFLAPEATMAQRISRAKQTIRNSATPLRLPQPADRAERLEAVLHVLYLVFNEGYTATAGNDLTAPALSAEAIRLTRLLHRLLPDHAETAGLLALMLLTDARRAARTGPGGALVPLAEQDRALWDRQLVTEGVVLISRTLPGGRVGPYQLQAAIAAVHDEAEHVDATDWPQILALYDLLEHLAPNPVVALNRAVAVAMVHGPTAGLDLLTALESDRRTAHHHRLLAVRAHLLEQLGNHDAAAHAFREAARRTTTTPERRHLTTRAARLTPGRQE; via the coding sequence GTGAGCGGGGAACCCGGCGTCGAGGACCTGCTGCGCGAGCTGGCGCCGCAGGTCCTCGGCGCGCTCGTCCGCCGCTACGGCGCCTTCGACACTTGCGAGGACGCCGTCCAGGAAGCCCTGCTGGCAGCCGCCTTGCAATGGCCCGCCGAGGGACTGCCGGACAATCCCCGGGGATGGCTGGTCACTGTCGCCTCCCGCCGGCTGGTGGACCAGGTCCGCAGCGAGCAGGCGCGGCGCCGGCGCGAGGACCGCATCGCCCTCGCGACCCCGCAGGCCGAGTTGCTCAGCCGCGCCGCGGACGCCGAGGCGACTGCGGACCGGGACGACTCCCTGGCGCTGCTGTTCCTGTGCTGCCACCCAGCGCTGTCGGAGCCCAGCCGGATCGCCCTGACCCTGCGCGCGGTCGGGGGCCTGACCACCGCACAGATCGCCGCCGCCTTCCTGGCGCCCGAGGCGACCATGGCCCAGCGCATCAGCCGCGCCAAGCAAACCATCAGGAACTCCGCGACGCCGCTACGCTTGCCGCAGCCGGCCGACCGGGCCGAACGCCTGGAAGCGGTGCTCCATGTGCTGTACCTGGTCTTCAACGAGGGCTACACCGCCACCGCCGGCAACGACCTGACAGCGCCTGCCCTGTCGGCCGAAGCGATCCGGCTCACCCGGCTGCTGCACCGCCTGCTGCCCGACCACGCCGAGACCGCCGGGCTGCTGGCCCTGATGCTGCTCACCGACGCGCGCCGCGCCGCCCGCACCGGACCCGGCGGCGCTCTGGTGCCGCTGGCCGAGCAGGACCGCGCCCTCTGGGACCGCCAGCTGGTCACGGAGGGCGTCGTCCTGATCAGCCGGACCCTGCCCGGGGGACGGGTCGGCCCGTACCAGCTGCAGGCGGCGATCGCCGCCGTCCACGATGAGGCCGAACACGTCGACGCCACCGACTGGCCGCAGATCCTCGCCCTGTACGACCTGTTGGAGCACTTGGCCCCGAACCCGGTCGTCGCCCTCAACCGAGCGGTCGCTGTCGCGATGGTGCACGGACCGACCGCCGGACTCGACCTGCTGACGGCACTGGAGTCCGACCGGCGCACCGCACACCACCACCGCCTGCTCGCGGTCCGGGCCCACCTCTTGGAGCAGCTCGGCAACCACGACGCGGCGGCCCACGCCTTCCGCGAAGCAGCCCGACGCACCACCACTACACCGGAACGGCGCCACCTCACCACCCGCGCGGCCCGCCTCACTCCCGGCCGACAGGAGTGA
- a CDS encoding HNH endonuclease family protein: MIPLLRRGLPALALAALTLLATPAPTFASTLPVEELPFTSYAPAQTPNGAFGARRSLGLFEAIDELPVAEEHREGYKRTLYKHWNRGLNATDGCDTRREVILSEAVNAPEVAAGCKLTGGSWRSAYDNLVVNDAGRLDVDHFVPLAEVFDSEQTPWSAERREAYANDQGSPDTLIAVSAASNRSKSDKDPAQWMPTDASYHCTYAATWVATKLRWDLAVDDAERQALLGTAEDCSGTAVTYEPAR; this comes from the coding sequence ATGATCCCCCTGCTGCGACGCGGCCTGCCCGCGCTCGCCCTCGCCGCCCTGACCCTGCTCGCCACCCCCGCCCCCACCTTCGCCAGCACCCTGCCGGTTGAAGAACTCCCCTTCACCTCCTACGCCCCCGCACAGACCCCCAACGGCGCCTTCGGTGCCCGGCGGTCGCTGGGACTGTTCGAGGCGATCGACGAGCTCCCGGTCGCCGAGGAGCACCGGGAGGGCTACAAGCGGACCCTCTACAAGCACTGGAACCGCGGACTGAACGCCACGGACGGCTGCGACACCCGCCGGGAGGTCATCCTCTCCGAAGCCGTGAACGCACCCGAGGTCGCGGCCGGCTGCAAGCTCACCGGCGGCTCCTGGCGCAGCGCGTACGACAACCTCGTGGTGAACGACGCCGGGAGGCTCGACGTGGACCACTTCGTGCCGCTCGCCGAGGTCTTCGACTCCGAGCAGACACCGTGGAGCGCTGAGCGGCGCGAGGCCTACGCCAACGACCAGGGGTCCCCGGACACGCTGATCGCGGTCTCCGCCGCCTCCAACAGGTCCAAAAGCGATAAGGACCCCGCGCAGTGGATGCCCACCGACGCGTCCTACCACTGCACCTACGCCGCGACCTGGGTCGCGACGAAACTCCGCTGGGACCTCGCCGTCGACGACGCCGAACGCCAGGCCCTCCTCGGCACCGCCGAAGACTGCTCCGGCACCGCCGTCACCTACGAGCCCGCGCGGTAG
- a CDS encoding helicase associated domain-containing protein, whose amino-acid sequence MDSGRRGARPGGFPQAPVPAGLLRALGVSSHTGLLDRCFSDRTTTGSTEWQRHYATARALLGEEGGLTEVLPGVLVHGCDVGAWINRQREHAVWTKLLPEQRQRLEALGLTPLPAVPARKTASTAGAFERGVLALKQYRARTGTVTVPRAHIETVVIDGQEHPIKLGVFLTNSKTRRAKLAADKLAVLAALGLDWAA is encoded by the coding sequence GTGGACAGTGGCCGACGAGGCGCCCGTCCGGGAGGTTTCCCGCAGGCGCCTGTCCCTGCGGGCCTGCTTCGCGCGCTTGGTGTCTCGTCCCATACCGGCCTCCTCGATCGGTGCTTTTCCGATCGGACAACGACAGGGTCGACCGAGTGGCAGCGCCACTACGCCACCGCCCGCGCGCTGCTGGGCGAGGAAGGCGGGCTGACCGAGGTCCTTCCCGGCGTCCTGGTCCACGGCTGCGACGTCGGCGCATGGATCAACCGACAGCGCGAACACGCGGTGTGGACCAAACTGCTGCCCGAGCAACGGCAGCGCCTGGAAGCGCTCGGGCTGACCCCTCTGCCCGCAGTGCCGGCCAGGAAGACGGCGTCCACGGCCGGGGCGTTCGAGCGGGGCGTCCTCGCGCTGAAGCAGTACCGGGCCCGCACCGGCACCGTGACCGTGCCCCGAGCCCACATCGAAACCGTCGTCATCGACGGCCAGGAACACCCCATCAAGCTGGGCGTGTTCCTCACGAACAGCAAGACCCGCAGAGCCAAGCTCGCCGCCGACAAACTCGCCGTGCTCGCCGCACTCGGACTGGACTGGGCAGCCTGA
- a CDS encoding DUF6233 domain-containing protein, which translates to MGIGQGWPPIEVQAGHCHAAGSRRRTIGRDQARSLLSEGIRAGAHCRPDTDLGVLG; encoded by the coding sequence CTGGGCATCGGCCAGGGCTGGCCTCCGATCGAGGTGCAGGCCGGCCACTGCCACGCCGCAGGAAGCCGGCGTCGGACCATCGGCCGGGACCAGGCCCGCTCCCTTCTCTCCGAAGGGATCCGAGCCGGCGCTCACTGCCGGCCCGATACCGATCTCGGGGTACTCGGATAA
- a CDS encoding polymorphic toxin type 44 domain-containing protein, which translates to MTTDLTVLTKAAEKWETMATDLAKVGKRYGETVQKITLGQNWHGLSVEAAHTKFATTRREYTSAQTEAKSVAKILRDAHTGFVDLKKKVESTRDDAVAAGMAVSAAGRAAFDFTRLQDPAQERALRHDPDLKGVEESWTSHIAAAVRAVDEFDSAVKQALEAVVVDGNLIDGTVGGFNATATPVIPPTGQERSEQKFTDAEKWIFEEMKRNAKSDTVGNIKALLDEPEWYEFGRNYGSDINAAMVMWGAKVAPGQDWDHKPQLQQRYDLQTIDDYYFKQPGTNREVFYDIYSNVHYGYVGRAAGFDTDTLIQGASLGETVLTGDDDQGDQITMRVGVDLYEKYGDDLTEEQLRQGINDAMDQMEQAQRNGEDVPQVRTRK; encoded by the coding sequence ATGACGACCGATCTCACTGTTCTGACCAAGGCTGCCGAGAAATGGGAAACGATGGCCACCGACCTTGCGAAGGTCGGGAAGCGCTACGGGGAGACCGTCCAGAAGATCACGCTGGGACAGAACTGGCATGGGCTCAGCGTGGAAGCAGCGCACACGAAGTTCGCGACGACCCGACGCGAGTACACGTCCGCGCAAACTGAGGCAAAGTCGGTCGCCAAGATCCTGAGAGACGCGCACACCGGTTTCGTGGATCTGAAGAAGAAGGTCGAATCGACCCGGGACGACGCGGTGGCCGCGGGTATGGCGGTCTCGGCAGCAGGACGGGCCGCCTTCGACTTCACACGCCTCCAGGATCCGGCGCAGGAACGTGCCCTGCGCCACGACCCGGACCTGAAAGGTGTGGAGGAGTCCTGGACCTCGCATATCGCTGCAGCTGTACGTGCCGTGGACGAATTCGACAGTGCCGTCAAGCAAGCGCTCGAAGCCGTGGTTGTGGACGGCAACCTGATTGACGGCACGGTCGGAGGCTTCAACGCCACCGCCACGCCCGTCATCCCCCCGACAGGGCAGGAGCGCAGCGAGCAGAAGTTCACTGACGCGGAGAAGTGGATCTTTGAGGAGATGAAGCGGAACGCGAAGTCGGACACCGTCGGCAACATAAAGGCTCTGCTTGATGAGCCGGAATGGTATGAGTTCGGGCGGAATTACGGTTCGGACATCAACGCGGCGATGGTGATGTGGGGTGCGAAGGTGGCCCCGGGCCAGGACTGGGACCATAAGCCCCAGCTCCAGCAGCGGTACGACCTCCAGACGATCGACGACTACTACTTCAAGCAGCCCGGAACGAACCGCGAAGTCTTCTACGACATCTACTCCAACGTGCACTACGGATACGTCGGCCGGGCCGCCGGCTTCGATACGGACACCCTGATCCAGGGCGCCTCCCTCGGAGAAACGGTGCTCACGGGAGACGACGACCAGGGCGATCAGATCACGATGCGGGTTGGGGTCGACCTCTACGAGAAGTACGGTGACGACCTGACCGAGGAACAGCTCCGGCAAGGAATCAACGACGCGATGGATCAGATGGAGCAAGCGCAGCGCAACGGCGAGGACGTTCCGCAGGTCAGGACCCGGAAGTGA
- a CDS encoding RNA polymerase sigma factor, giving the protein MSTTSSPGEPDGPGAQYELPRSSFLEEINNLKGIEYRMTPDQEAFYDLYARAHLRYAHTMLGDKDAAKAVVRRCYSHLALNWANVLKQESPEAYAWKLLKQRVETHLRLGGQTSQMVQTAAFQQAARATLEMMRRQFAVMESALGLYTAIAGLPERQYDVIVMHYVLGYSSPKIARIMGIKPDTVRSHRRLARERIAIKLGLSPDSASDENEKE; this is encoded by the coding sequence ATGTCCACCACCTCGTCACCGGGGGAGCCTGACGGACCGGGAGCCCAGTACGAACTCCCCCGATCCAGCTTCCTGGAAGAGATCAACAACCTGAAGGGCATCGAGTACCGGATGACTCCGGACCAGGAGGCGTTCTACGACCTCTATGCCCGCGCCCACCTGCGGTACGCGCATACGATGCTCGGCGACAAAGATGCCGCCAAGGCGGTCGTCCGGCGCTGCTACTCCCACCTCGCTCTGAACTGGGCGAACGTGCTGAAACAGGAAAGCCCCGAGGCGTACGCCTGGAAGCTGCTCAAGCAGCGGGTGGAGACCCACCTGCGGCTGGGGGGTCAGACTTCCCAGATGGTGCAGACGGCCGCCTTCCAGCAGGCCGCTCGCGCCACTCTGGAGATGATGCGGCGCCAGTTCGCGGTGATGGAGTCCGCGCTCGGCCTCTACACCGCGATAGCAGGCCTGCCCGAGCGGCAGTACGACGTCATCGTCATGCACTACGTCCTGGGCTACTCCTCACCCAAGATCGCCCGCATCATGGGCATCAAGCCCGACACCGTCCGCTCCCACCGGCGGTTGGCCCGCGAACGGATCGCCATCAAACTCGGCCTGTCACCTGACTCGGCTTCCGACGAGAATGAGAAGGAGTAA
- a CDS encoding sigma-70 family RNA polymerase sigma factor: MSPGHGGGQYDAGRAYLENLGSEGYEELRRKVIASLGCFSQLNPDERADVTTEAVFMVLRSGRLDPSKQPVAYIKTTARRLALEKLKRAGGTVLMDNVDLSGLADVQVEAEPDEQDEELEARVSQGMSRIASPQQREVTSRMARGESAKKVAESLGISRQQVDTQYNRGRAKVRAAPEVSPFVRAAYVQSAGRRRLAKDGE, from the coding sequence GTGAGCCCCGGTCACGGCGGCGGCCAGTACGACGCGGGCCGTGCCTACCTCGAGAACCTGGGCTCTGAAGGGTATGAGGAATTGCGCAGGAAGGTCATCGCTTCGCTCGGCTGCTTCTCGCAGCTCAACCCGGACGAGCGCGCGGACGTGACCACCGAAGCCGTCTTCATGGTGTTGAGGAGCGGTCGTCTGGACCCGTCGAAGCAGCCGGTCGCCTACATCAAGACGACCGCGAGACGACTGGCGTTGGAGAAGCTGAAGAGGGCCGGTGGGACCGTGCTCATGGACAACGTCGACCTGTCCGGCCTGGCCGACGTGCAGGTGGAGGCGGAGCCGGACGAGCAGGACGAGGAACTGGAGGCCAGGGTCTCCCAGGGCATGAGCCGGATCGCCTCTCCGCAGCAACGCGAGGTGACCAGTCGCATGGCACGGGGAGAGTCTGCCAAGAAGGTGGCCGAGTCGCTCGGGATCTCCCGGCAGCAGGTCGACACGCAGTACAACCGCGGCCGCGCCAAAGTACGCGCCGCACCGGAGGTCAGCCCGTTCGTCAGGGCGGCGTACGTGCAGAGCGCCGGTCGCAGGCGCCTGGCGAAGGACGGTGAGTAG
- a CDS encoding HNH endonuclease yields MWPLEPPAVSARLSFDTCVGNTRDPQRRERLVAAGESVEDAGARLRVAAQEGALHDLRSGSFSVPGIGADDAVRWVYKNGMVEGKGRQIYDQLMRAPLYERCPLCGHGTVTTLDHFLPKKLFPALCVDPLNLVPACAECNHAKGERVPSSAETTLLHPYLDRIDQDRWLEARIVESSPLWLEFFVSPPTSWEQVLAQRTRHHFERFRLAERFAVQANRTLAGIRRQLTSLLQVGGEEPVRAYLAAEAETRLADRPNGWEGVTYRTLAEDDTFCAGGWPQ; encoded by the coding sequence ATGTGGCCGCTCGAGCCACCAGCCGTGTCCGCGCGCCTCAGCTTCGACACGTGCGTGGGCAATACCCGTGACCCGCAGCGCCGCGAACGGCTCGTTGCCGCCGGGGAGAGCGTCGAGGACGCGGGGGCGCGCTTGCGCGTCGCCGCGCAGGAGGGCGCTCTGCACGATCTGAGGAGCGGGTCCTTCTCTGTGCCGGGGATCGGTGCTGACGATGCTGTGCGGTGGGTCTACAAGAACGGCATGGTCGAGGGGAAGGGCCGCCAGATCTACGACCAGTTGATGCGGGCCCCGTTGTACGAGCGGTGTCCCCTGTGCGGGCATGGCACCGTCACCACGCTGGACCACTTCCTGCCGAAGAAGCTGTTCCCCGCGCTGTGTGTGGATCCACTCAATCTCGTGCCGGCGTGTGCCGAGTGCAACCACGCCAAGGGCGAAAGGGTGCCCTCGAGCGCGGAGACGACGCTGCTGCACCCCTACCTGGACCGCATAGACCAGGACCGGTGGCTCGAGGCGAGGATCGTGGAATCAAGCCCTCTCTGGCTTGAGTTCTTCGTCAGTCCCCCGACCTCGTGGGAGCAGGTACTCGCGCAGAGGACCCGGCATCACTTCGAGCGGTTCCGGCTTGCTGAGCGGTTCGCCGTGCAGGCCAACCGCACCCTGGCGGGCATCCGGCGACAACTCACCAGCCTGTTGCAGGTGGGCGGCGAGGAGCCGGTGCGCGCCTACCTGGCCGCCGAAGCCGAGACCCGGCTCGCCGACCGTCCCAACGGCTGGGAAGGAGTGACCTACCGGACTCTGGCAGAAGACGACACCTTCTGCGCAGGCGGATGGCCGCAATGA